One region of Mycoplasma zalophi genomic DNA includes:
- a CDS encoding transcription antitermination factor NusB → MNSINKIKKTVNFSYDRMQKRMEYITVLYQCELFKIDINTEKIFNDLTINENKVETIEKLKNTLPKIKNLLQLATNDRLWEQIEPLVRAILIYGVFEMSFNDPALVINEMINITKIYSPGNTYKFVNSILDKFKK, encoded by the coding sequence ATGAACTCGATTAATAAAATTAAAAAAACCGTTAATTTTTCATATGATAGGATGCAAAAAAGAATGGAATATATAACAGTTTTATATCAATGTGAACTTTTTAAAATTGATATAAATACTGAAAAAATTTTTAATGATCTTACTATCAATGAAAATAAAGTAGAAACAATAGAAAAATTAAAAAATACTTTACCAAAAATTAAAAATTTATTGCAATTAGCCACAAATGATCGATTATGAGAACAAATTGAACCATTAGTAAGAGCAATTTTAATTTATGGAGTTTTTGAAATGAGTTTTAATGATCCTGCCTTGGTTATCAATGAAATGATAAACATTACAAAAATATATAGTCCAGGTAATACATATAAATTTGTTAATAGTATTTTAGATAAATTTAAAAAATAA
- a CDS encoding TlyA family RNA methyltransferase — protein sequence MSKIVKKRLDIIVSEKFEFTILEAEMQIRSGNILVNSDKIFLPSLKFSEDSKIEIINQKEYVSRGSYKLLKAIKEFKINPKDFVCLDIGASTGGFVDVLLKHNAKKVYAVDVGKAQLHNSLINNEKVVNYEKTNVKDLNLSYFNEELDLITCDVSFISLKYVFSVAKNLLNPQKQIVVLIKPQFEASSKYVEAGGYVDEQYHPYLIEKVKGFALENQFQFNNIEKSPIAGNKSKNIEYLALFTKI from the coding sequence ATGAGTAAAATAGTCAAGAAAAGATTAGATATTATTGTAAGTGAAAAATTTGAATTTACAATTTTAGAAGCTGAAATGCAAATAAGAAGCGGAAATATTTTAGTAAATAGTGACAAAATATTTTTACCTTCCTTGAAATTTTCAGAAGATTCTAAAATTGAAATAATAAATCAAAAGGAATATGTATCAAGAGGATCTTATAAACTTTTAAAAGCAATTAAAGAATTTAAAATTAATCCAAAAGATTTTGTGTGTTTAGATATTGGTGCAAGTACTGGTGGATTTGTTGATGTTTTATTAAAACACAATGCAAAAAAAGTTTATGCAGTAGATGTAGGAAAAGCCCAATTACATAATTCACTAATTAATAATGAAAAAGTAGTAAATTATGAAAAGACTAATGTAAAAGATTTAAATCTTAGTTATTTTAATGAAGAATTAGATTTAATAACTTGTGATGTTAGTTTTATTAGTTTAAAATATGTTTTTAGTGTTGCAAAAAATTTATTAAATCCACAAAAGCAAATAGTAGTTTTAATCAAACCACAATTTGAAGCTTCTTCAAAATATGTTGAAGCAGGTGGATATGTTGATGAACAATATCATCCTTATTTAATTGAAAAAGTTAAAGGTTTTGCATTAGAAAACCAATTTCAATTTAACAATATAGAAAAAAGTCCAATTGCAGGAAATAAATCAAAAAATATTGAATATCTTGCACTATTTACAAAAATATAA